A single Candidatus Chlorobium masyuteum DNA region contains:
- a CDS encoding citrate/2-methylcitrate synthase codes for MSILANKETRAVIIGGVAGLNAARRMAQFDFLINRPLTVQAFVYPPEEGQQKEIYRGGELNNVTVYSSLEQALEENPQINTALIYIGSSRAYQSAKEALDAKGIKLVSMITEGVPEKDAKRLRKYALETGKIFNGPSSIGILSAGECRLGVIGGEYKNLKLCNLYRSGSFGVITKSGGLSNEAMWLCAQNGNGVTTAVAIGGDSYPGTDFVTYLEMFENDPETKAVVIVGEVGGTLEEEAADWLGAEVRRIKVIAAIGGTCQEVLPQGMKFGHAGAKEGKKGLGSARSKMNALRDAGAVVPDTFGGLSKAIKQVYQELLASGVIKPEPELDEKLLPALPPSVQEVMKQGEVIVEPLIRTTISDDRGEEPRYVGYAASELCEKGYGIEDVIGLLWNKKLPSREESEIIKRIIMISADHGPAVSGAFGSIIAACAGIDLPQAVSAGMTMIGPRFGGAVTNAGKYFKYGVKEYPNDISGFLSWMKQNVGPVPGIGHRVKSLKNPDKRVKYLVDYVKNQTTLHTPCLDYALEVEKVTTAKKDNLILNVDGTIGCILVDLDFPEYSLNGFFVLARTIGMIGHWIDQNNQNSRLIRLYDYLINYAVKEEREVPEKK; via the coding sequence GTGAGCATTTTAGCAAATAAGGAAACACGAGCGGTCATCATAGGCGGTGTTGCCGGATTGAATGCCGCCAGGCGTATGGCCCAGTTCGACTTTCTGATCAACCGGCCTTTGACAGTCCAGGCTTTTGTCTACCCGCCTGAAGAGGGCCAGCAGAAAGAGATATATCGCGGTGGTGAGCTGAATAATGTTACTGTTTACTCATCGCTTGAACAGGCACTTGAGGAAAATCCTCAGATCAATACCGCACTGATCTATATCGGCTCATCAAGAGCCTATCAGTCAGCAAAGGAGGCTCTCGATGCAAAGGGCATCAAGCTTGTCTCCATGATCACGGAAGGTGTGCCGGAAAAAGATGCCAAGCGGCTGCGCAAGTATGCGCTTGAAACGGGCAAGATTTTCAACGGCCCATCCTCTATCGGTATCCTTTCTGCCGGTGAGTGCCGTCTCGGTGTTATCGGTGGCGAGTATAAAAATCTGAAGCTTTGTAACCTCTATCGCTCCGGATCATTCGGCGTTATTACAAAGTCGGGCGGACTCTCCAACGAGGCCATGTGGCTCTGCGCCCAGAACGGTAACGGTGTCACAACAGCCGTTGCAATCGGCGGTGACTCCTATCCGGGAACGGACTTTGTCACCTACCTTGAGATGTTTGAAAATGATCCCGAGACCAAGGCGGTTGTTATTGTCGGCGAAGTCGGCGGTACGCTTGAAGAGGAGGCTGCAGATTGGCTCGGAGCTGAAGTACGCCGCATCAAGGTTATTGCCGCAATCGGCGGAACCTGTCAGGAGGTGCTTCCCCAGGGTATGAAATTCGGTCATGCCGGAGCCAAGGAGGGCAAGAAGGGTCTTGGCTCTGCACGCTCCAAAATGAACGCACTGCGTGATGCCGGCGCTGTCGTGCCGGATACGTTCGGCGGACTCAGCAAAGCCATCAAGCAGGTCTATCAGGAGTTGCTTGCAAGCGGAGTGATCAAGCCGGAACCGGAACTCGATGAAAAGCTTCTCCCGGCACTTCCTCCAAGTGTTCAGGAGGTCATGAAGCAGGGTGAGGTTATCGTTGAGCCGCTTATTCGTACCACCATCTCCGATGATCGTGGTGAAGAGCCCCGTTATGTCGGTTATGCCGCCTCCGAACTCTGTGAGAAAGGGTATGGTATTGAGGATGTTATCGGTCTTCTCTGGAACAAGAAACTTCCATCCAGAGAGGAGTCGGAGATCATCAAGCGCATCATCATGATCTCTGCCGACCATGGCCCGGCGGTCTCCGGAGCTTTCGGTTCCATTATTGCCGCATGTGCCGGAATTGACCTGCCTCAGGCTGTATCGGCCGGTATGACCATGATCGGCCCCCGATTCGGCGGAGCCGTGACCAATGCCGGTAAATATTTCAAGTACGGCGTCAAGGAGTATCCCAATGATATTTCCGGCTTTCTCTCCTGGATGAAGCAGAATGTCGGTCCGGTTCCCGGTATCGGTCACAGGGTAAAGAGTCTTAAAAACCCTGACAAAAGGGTGAAGTATCTGGTTGATTACGTTAAAAACCAGACCACGCTCCACACCCCTTGTCTGGACTATGCTCTCGAAGTCGAAAAGGTTACGACAGCCAAAAAGGATAATCTTATCCTTAACGTTGATGGTACCATCGGCTGTATTCTTGTTGACCTTGATTTCCCGGAGTACTCACTGAACGGCTTCTTTGTTCTGGCCCGCACTATAGGAATGATCGGGCACTGGATTGATCAGAATAATCAGAATTCACGTCTTATCAGACTCTACGATTACCTGATCAACTATGCAGTAAAAGAAGAGCGCGAA